The following proteins come from a genomic window of Mycolicibacterium rufum:
- a CDS encoding ABC transporter permease, whose protein sequence is MAGVASSSRQRSKIAPYLMVLPALVYLAVFFVVPFFSLAQTSLSSTGGSVFMPTLEFNWDFGNFSDAFVLYKDQIFRSFGYAFTATILCLLLAFPLAYVIAFKAGRYKNLILGLVILPFFVTFLIRTIAWKTILADEGWVVSALGSIGLLPSEGRLLSTSWAVIGGLTYNWIIFMILPLYVSLEKIDPRLLEASKDLYSSAGRSFGKVILPLSMPGVLAGSMLVFIPSVGDFINADYLGSTQTTMIGNVIQKQFLVVKDYPAAAALSLGLMVLILVGVLLYTRALGTEDLV, encoded by the coding sequence ATGGCCGGTGTAGCCAGTAGCAGCAGGCAGCGGAGCAAGATCGCTCCGTACCTCATGGTGCTGCCCGCGCTCGTGTACCTCGCGGTGTTCTTCGTCGTCCCGTTCTTCTCGCTGGCACAAACCTCGCTGTCGTCGACGGGCGGATCGGTGTTCATGCCGACGCTGGAATTCAACTGGGACTTCGGCAATTTCAGCGACGCCTTCGTGCTCTACAAGGATCAGATCTTCCGGTCGTTCGGCTACGCGTTCACCGCGACGATCCTGTGCCTGCTGTTGGCGTTCCCGCTGGCGTACGTGATCGCGTTCAAGGCGGGCAGGTACAAGAACCTGATCCTCGGATTGGTGATCCTGCCGTTCTTCGTGACGTTCCTGATCCGCACCATCGCGTGGAAGACGATCCTCGCCGACGAGGGTTGGGTGGTCAGCGCGCTGGGTTCGATCGGACTGCTCCCCAGTGAAGGACGGCTGCTGTCGACCAGCTGGGCGGTGATCGGCGGCCTGACCTACAACTGGATCATCTTCATGATCCTGCCGCTGTACGTGAGCCTGGAGAAGATCGACCCACGGCTGCTCGAAGCGTCGAAAGACCTGTACTCCAGCGCCGGACGCAGCTTCGGGAAGGTCATCCTGCCGCTGTCGATGCCGGGTGTGCTGGCGGGCAGCATGCTGGTGTTCATCCCGTCGGTCGGTGACTTCATCAACGCCGACTACCTGGGCAGCACGCAGACGACGATGATCGGCAACGTGATCCAGAAACAGTTCCTCGTCGTCAAGGACTACCCGGCGGCCGCGGCGTTGAGCCTCGGACTGATGGTGCTGATCCTCGTCGGGGTGCTGCTCTACACGAGGGCACTGGGAACGGAGGACCTGGTATGA
- a CDS encoding type II toxin-antitoxin system Rv0910 family toxin → MAAVDVAVTSSLSPERAWSLASNLGRFDEWLTIFGGWKSPVPDEIDVDTQVSSLIKVKGFRNIIHWRVTRYDEPKEIELLGNGRGGVCIALTLQVEPDGRADAQGSRFRVVADLSGGLLSTPVGAVVARVIKGDVRRSVCNLAELS, encoded by the coding sequence ATGGCGGCAGTCGACGTAGCAGTGACCTCTTCCCTGAGCCCCGAGCGCGCATGGTCGCTGGCGTCGAACCTGGGCCGGTTCGACGAATGGTTGACGATCTTCGGCGGCTGGAAGAGCCCGGTGCCCGACGAGATCGACGTCGACACGCAGGTGTCGTCGCTGATCAAGGTCAAGGGCTTCCGCAACATCATCCACTGGCGGGTTACCCGCTACGACGAACCCAAGGAAATCGAGCTGCTCGGCAACGGGCGCGGCGGAGTGTGCATCGCGCTGACGCTGCAGGTCGAACCCGACGGTCGCGCCGACGCCCAGGGCTCACGGTTCCGCGTGGTCGCCGACCTGTCCGGCGGCCTGCTGAGCACCCCGGTCGGTGCGGTGGTGGCCCGGGTGATCAAAGGCGACGTGCGCCGGTCGGTGTGCAACCTCGCCGAACTGAGCTGA
- a CDS encoding ABC transporter ATP-binding protein: MLGPSGCGKTTTLRMIAGFETPTEGAIRLEGRDVSKTPPNKRNVNTVFQHYALFPHMTVWDNVAYGPRSAKKDKGEVRKRVDELLEIVRLTDFAERKPAQLSGGQQQRVALARALVNYPSALLLDEPLGALDLKLRHAMQFELKRIQREVGITFIYVTHDQEEALTMSDRIAVMNAGNVDQIGSPTEIYDRPATVFVASFIGQANLWAGRQTGRVNREYVEVEVLGSTLKARPGETTIESGGHATLMVRPERVRVSMDAPTGDVAAVRATVKDLTFQGPVLRVSLAAPDDSTVIAHVGPEQDLPMLRPGDQVYVGWAPDASLVLPGDDIPTTEDLEEMLDDS; encoded by the coding sequence ATGCTCGGCCCGTCCGGGTGCGGGAAGACGACCACCCTGCGCATGATCGCGGGCTTCGAGACGCCGACCGAAGGGGCGATCCGCCTCGAGGGCCGCGACGTGTCGAAGACGCCGCCGAACAAGCGCAACGTCAACACCGTGTTCCAGCACTACGCGCTGTTCCCGCACATGACGGTGTGGGACAACGTCGCCTACGGGCCGCGCAGCGCGAAGAAGGACAAGGGCGAGGTCCGCAAGCGCGTCGACGAGCTGCTTGAGATCGTGCGACTGACCGACTTCGCCGAGCGCAAACCCGCGCAGCTGTCCGGCGGGCAGCAGCAGCGCGTCGCGCTGGCCCGGGCGCTGGTGAACTACCCCAGCGCGCTGCTGCTCGACGAACCGCTGGGAGCGCTGGACCTCAAGCTGCGCCACGCCATGCAGTTCGAACTCAAGCGCATCCAGCGCGAGGTCGGGATCACGTTCATCTACGTGACCCACGACCAGGAGGAGGCGCTGACGATGAGTGACCGCATCGCGGTCATGAACGCCGGCAACGTCGACCAGATCGGCAGCCCGACCGAGATCTACGACCGTCCGGCGACGGTGTTCGTGGCCAGCTTCATCGGGCAGGCCAACCTGTGGGCCGGCCGCCAGACCGGTCGGGTCAACCGCGAGTACGTCGAGGTCGAGGTGCTCGGTTCCACGCTCAAGGCGCGCCCGGGTGAGACCACGATCGAATCCGGTGGGCACGCGACGCTGATGGTGCGTCCCGAGCGCGTTCGGGTGTCGATGGATGCTCCCACCGGCGACGTCGCCGCGGTGCGCGCAACCGTGAAGGACCTGACCTTCCAGGGCCCGGTGCTCCGGGTCTCGCTGGCCGCCCCCGACGATTCCACGGTGATCGCCCACGTCGGCCCCGAGCAGGACCTGCCGATGCTGCGCCCCGGCGATCAGGTTTATGTGGGCTGGGCCCCCGACGCCTCGCTGGTGTTGCCCGGCGACGACATCCCCACCACCGAGGATCTCGAGGAGATGCTCGACGACTCGTAG
- a CDS encoding EamA family transporter: MTSDQARTGAVMAVGAMACVQLGLALAVTLIDDIGVEGVAWLRLMWAGVLLLILVRPRWTAFTGRSFLTCVVLGIVTAGITLLFMAAVDRIPLGTASALEFLGPLSVAIARGHGRGRLLWPGLAAVGVVLLTEPWSGAVDQIGVAYALGSAVCWGGYILLTQKVGDQVAGMAGLAVSMPVAALFATAVVGPAVIPRMSPEILLLGLGLAVLLPVVPFALELLALRRLTTAAFGTLMSLEPALAMLVGLLILHQVPGPLGVFGIAFVVAAGVGAARTGARTAPVPLDVG; the protein is encoded by the coding sequence GTGACATCGGATCAAGCACGCACCGGCGCCGTGATGGCGGTCGGCGCGATGGCGTGCGTGCAGTTGGGCCTGGCGCTCGCCGTCACGCTGATCGACGACATCGGCGTCGAGGGGGTCGCATGGCTGCGACTGATGTGGGCCGGTGTGCTGCTGCTCATCCTGGTTCGGCCGCGATGGACGGCCTTCACCGGCCGTTCCTTCCTGACGTGCGTGGTCCTCGGCATCGTCACCGCGGGCATCACCCTGCTGTTCATGGCCGCGGTCGACCGCATCCCGCTGGGGACGGCCAGCGCGCTTGAGTTCCTCGGCCCGCTGTCGGTCGCGATCGCCCGGGGCCACGGCCGTGGCCGGCTGCTGTGGCCCGGTCTCGCGGCAGTCGGTGTGGTGCTGTTGACCGAACCCTGGAGCGGCGCGGTGGATCAGATCGGTGTTGCCTACGCCCTCGGCTCCGCGGTGTGCTGGGGCGGGTACATCCTGCTCACCCAGAAGGTGGGCGACCAGGTCGCCGGAATGGCGGGGCTGGCGGTGTCGATGCCGGTCGCGGCGCTGTTCGCCACCGCTGTCGTCGGCCCCGCCGTGATCCCCAGGATGAGCCCCGAGATCCTGCTGCTCGGACTCGGGCTGGCCGTCCTGCTTCCGGTGGTGCCCTTCGCTCTGGAACTGCTCGCGCTGCGGCGGCTCACCACCGCGGCGTTCGGCACCCTGATGAGCCTGGAACCGGCGCTCGCGATGCTCGTCGGACTGCTGATCCTGCACCAGGTGCCTGGACCGCTCGGGGTGTTCGGCATCGCGTTCGTGGTCGCGGCCGGGGTCGGCGCGGCACGCACCGGCGCCCGCACCGCACCCGTCCCGCTCGACGTGGGCTGA
- a CDS encoding TetR/AcrR family transcriptional regulator: MPTMRPTRRSSTSPRATTDGGARGRLIEATAKIMRDEGYAAATSRRVAAEAGVKQALVYYYFPTMDDLFVEVLRSGAEASLERMRAALTDEDPLRALWIINSDSRISVLNTEFMALANHRKAIRTELKAYAERVRDIETAAVTVALRTRGIDLDEYPPVAISMLIAQIARSICNEETVGVSAGHTALRDLVERHLDRLAAPPAS; this comes from the coding sequence ATGCCTACCATGCGGCCGACGCGCCGGTCAAGCACGTCGCCGCGGGCCACCACCGACGGCGGCGCCCGCGGCCGGTTGATCGAGGCCACCGCCAAGATCATGCGCGACGAGGGGTACGCGGCCGCGACGTCGCGGCGGGTCGCCGCCGAGGCCGGCGTCAAACAGGCCCTCGTGTACTACTACTTCCCCACCATGGACGACCTCTTCGTCGAGGTGCTGCGATCCGGCGCGGAGGCGTCGTTGGAGCGCATGCGCGCTGCCCTGACCGACGAAGACCCTCTGCGCGCACTGTGGATCATCAACAGCGACAGCAGAATCAGCGTCCTGAACACCGAATTCATGGCCTTGGCCAACCACCGCAAGGCCATCCGCACCGAACTGAAGGCCTACGCCGAACGAGTGCGCGACATCGAGACCGCCGCGGTGACCGTGGCGCTGCGCACCCGCGGGATCGACCTCGACGAGTATCCGCCCGTCGCGATCTCGATGTTGATCGCCCAGATCGCCCGCAGCATCTGCAACGAGGAGACGGTCGGGGTCAGCGCCGGCCACACCGCCCTCCGCGACCTGGTCGAGCGTCACCTCGACCGACTGGCCGCGCCGCCGGCCTCTTGA
- a CDS encoding polyamine ABC transporter substrate-binding protein, giving the protein MSREIDPHLLAHLTASRTSRRRFLGGSAAAAAALGLGSSVLAACGGSDSNTASSSSQDSGPASGTLRISNWPLYMADGFVAAFQTASGITVDYKEDLNDNEQWFAKVKEPLSRKQDIGADLAVPTSFMAVRLHQLGWLNDISDEGVPNKKNIRPDLLEASVDPGRKFTAPYMSGLVGLAYNRAATGRDIKSINDLWDPAFKGRVSLFSDAQDGLGMIMLSQGNSPENPTTESVQKAVDLVREQNDKGQIRRFTGNDYADDLAAGNIAVAQAYSGDVVQLQADNPDLQFVVPESGATTFVDTMVIPYTTQNQKAAEAWINYVYDRANYAKLVAFVQYVPVLSDMTEELEKVDPAAAKNPLINPSKETLANSKGWAALTDEQTQEYNTAYAAVTGG; this is encoded by the coding sequence ATGTCCCGTGAGATCGACCCCCACCTCCTCGCCCACCTGACCGCCAGCCGCACCTCGCGCCGCCGCTTCCTCGGCGGAAGCGCCGCGGCGGCTGCGGCCCTCGGCCTGGGTTCGTCCGTCCTGGCCGCCTGCGGTGGATCGGACAGCAACACCGCGAGCTCGAGCAGCCAGGACAGCGGTCCGGCCAGTGGCACCCTGCGCATCTCGAACTGGCCGCTGTACATGGCCGACGGATTCGTCGCCGCCTTCCAGACGGCCTCGGGCATCACCGTCGATTACAAGGAAGACCTCAACGACAACGAGCAGTGGTTCGCCAAGGTCAAGGAGCCGCTGTCGCGCAAGCAGGACATCGGCGCCGATCTGGCGGTGCCGACGTCGTTCATGGCGGTGCGCCTGCACCAGCTCGGCTGGCTCAACGACATCAGCGACGAGGGCGTGCCGAACAAGAAGAACATCCGCCCCGATCTGCTCGAGGCGAGCGTCGACCCGGGCCGCAAGTTCACCGCCCCCTACATGTCCGGGCTCGTCGGGCTGGCCTACAACCGGGCGGCCACCGGCCGGGACATCAAGAGCATCAACGATCTGTGGGATCCCGCGTTCAAGGGCCGGGTCAGCCTGTTCTCCGACGCTCAGGACGGCCTCGGCATGATCATGCTGTCCCAGGGCAACTCACCGGAGAACCCGACCACCGAGAGCGTGCAGAAGGCTGTCGACCTGGTGCGGGAGCAGAACGATAAGGGCCAGATCCGCCGGTTCACCGGCAACGACTACGCCGACGACCTCGCCGCCGGCAATATCGCGGTGGCACAGGCGTATTCGGGTGACGTGGTGCAGCTGCAGGCCGACAACCCCGATCTGCAGTTCGTGGTCCCCGAGTCGGGCGCGACCACGTTCGTCGACACCATGGTGATCCCCTACACCACGCAGAACCAGAAGGCCGCCGAGGCGTGGATCAACTACGTCTACGACCGGGCGAACTACGCGAAGCTGGTGGCGTTCGTGCAGTACGTGCCGGTGCTCTCGGACATGACCGAGGAACTGGAGAAGGTGGATCCGGCCGCGGCCAAGAACCCGCTGATCAACCCGTCCAAGGAGACGCTGGCCAACTCCAAGGGCTGGGCCGCGCTGACCGACGAGCAGACGCAGGAGTACAACACCGCGTACGCCGCCGTCACCGGTGGCTGA
- a CDS encoding FBP domain-containing protein — MDSFTRPQILGAFRGATRSEVKKVTFAADFDAVDFSRREYYGWADPKIPRRAYLVVERPDGPVALLLNRAAVTPRGRAMCTWCNDVNLADEAVLYTVRRGGAAGRKGDTLGMLICANFGCSRNVRQLPPAYHRGTDVEAIRAQQVEELRRTVHAFVDKVLSTET; from the coding sequence ATGGATTCCTTCACCCGTCCCCAGATCCTCGGCGCCTTCCGCGGCGCCACCCGTAGCGAGGTCAAGAAAGTCACCTTCGCCGCGGACTTCGATGCCGTCGACTTCAGCAGACGGGAGTACTACGGCTGGGCCGATCCCAAGATCCCGCGCCGGGCCTACCTCGTGGTCGAGCGACCCGACGGGCCGGTGGCACTGCTGCTCAACCGGGCCGCCGTCACGCCGCGGGGACGCGCCATGTGCACGTGGTGCAACGACGTGAACCTCGCCGACGAGGCGGTGCTCTACACGGTCCGCCGCGGTGGTGCCGCAGGCCGCAAGGGCGACACGCTCGGCATGCTGATCTGCGCGAACTTCGGCTGCTCGCGCAACGTGCGGCAGCTTCCGCCCGCGTACCACCGGGGCACCGATGTCGAGGCGATCCGTGCTCAGCAGGTCGAGGAGTTGCGCCGGACGGTGCACGCCTTCGTCGACAAGGTGCTCAGCACCGAGACCTGA
- a CDS encoding mycofactocin-coupled SDR family oxidoreductase: MAGRVEGKVAVITGAARGQGRSHAIRLAEEGADIIAVDVCGPVSEDSQIEPATPDDLALTADLVKGRNRRIVTAEVDVRDYASLAAAVDSGVEQLGRLDIVVANAGIGNGGQTLDRTSEADWTDMIDVNLTGVWKTVKAAVPHLISGGRGGSVILTSSVGGLKAYPHTGHYIAAKHGVIGLMRTFAVELGQHFIRVNAVCPTNVDTPMFMNDGTMKLFRPDLDSPGPDDLKVAAQFMHVLPVGWVEPVDISNAVLFLASDEARYITGLPVTVDAGSMLK; encoded by the coding sequence ATGGCGGGTCGGGTCGAGGGCAAGGTCGCGGTGATCACCGGCGCGGCACGGGGTCAGGGGCGCAGCCACGCCATCCGGCTGGCCGAGGAAGGCGCCGACATCATCGCCGTCGACGTGTGCGGCCCGGTCAGCGAGGACAGTCAGATCGAACCGGCCACCCCCGACGACCTCGCCCTGACCGCGGACCTGGTGAAGGGCCGCAACCGGCGCATCGTCACCGCCGAGGTCGACGTGCGTGATTACGCGTCGCTGGCGGCGGCCGTCGACAGCGGCGTCGAGCAACTCGGCCGTCTCGACATCGTGGTCGCCAACGCCGGCATCGGCAACGGCGGGCAGACCCTCGACAGGACCAGCGAGGCCGACTGGACCGACATGATCGACGTCAACCTGACCGGCGTGTGGAAGACCGTCAAAGCGGCTGTCCCGCACCTGATCTCCGGCGGCCGCGGCGGATCGGTCATCCTCACCAGTTCGGTGGGCGGCCTCAAGGCCTACCCGCACACCGGCCACTACATCGCCGCCAAGCACGGCGTCATCGGACTGATGCGCACGTTCGCCGTCGAACTCGGCCAGCACTTCATCCGCGTCAACGCCGTGTGCCCCACGAACGTCGACACCCCGATGTTCATGAACGACGGGACGATGAAACTGTTCCGGCCCGACCTGGACAGCCCGGGACCCGACGACCTGAAGGTCGCCGCGCAGTTCATGCACGTGCTGCCCGTCGGCTGGGTCGAACCCGTCGACATCAGCAACGCGGTGCTGTTCCTGGCCTCCGACGAGGCCCGCTACATCACCGGGCTGCCGGTGACCGTGGACGCCGGGAGCATGCTCAAATAG
- a CDS encoding cytochrome P450: MNDLAERDYFSDAAVAQDPYDYWDQLRSRGPVFREPHYGVVAVTGYAEVQAAFKDVASFSAVNAIGGPFPPLPFTPSGDDIGEQIEAHRHEFPIFEHMVVMDPPEHGKARSLLGRLLTPRRLKENEDYIWQLADRQLDEFIANGRCEFLAEYAKPFATLAIADLLGVPEQDRPQLRSNLGAGHAPGSRVGALDHEPVGSNPLQYLDDLFSGYIADRRARPRDDVLSGLAEATYPDGSTPALLEVVRPATFLFAAGQETVTKLLSAAVRILGDRPDLQALLRSDRDLIPPFLEETLRMESPTKVDFRLARRTTTLGGVPIPAGTVMMLCLGAANRDPRKFEQPHEFRLDRPNVREHIAFGRGIHTCAGAPLARVEGRVTLHRLLDRTTEFGIDAAEHGAPGSRHYDYESTFLLRGLKQLHLEFTPVG; the protein is encoded by the coding sequence ATGAACGATCTCGCCGAGCGCGACTACTTCTCCGACGCCGCGGTGGCGCAGGACCCCTACGACTACTGGGATCAGCTGCGCAGCCGCGGCCCGGTGTTCCGTGAGCCCCACTACGGGGTCGTCGCGGTCACCGGCTACGCCGAAGTGCAGGCGGCGTTCAAGGATGTCGCGAGCTTCTCGGCCGTCAACGCGATCGGCGGCCCGTTCCCGCCGCTGCCGTTCACCCCCTCCGGTGACGACATCGGGGAGCAGATCGAGGCGCACCGTCACGAGTTCCCGATCTTCGAGCACATGGTGGTGATGGATCCGCCCGAGCATGGGAAGGCGCGCTCGCTTCTCGGGCGGCTGTTGACGCCGCGGCGGCTCAAGGAGAACGAGGACTACATCTGGCAGCTGGCCGACCGGCAGCTCGACGAGTTCATCGCCAACGGCCGCTGCGAGTTCCTCGCCGAATACGCCAAGCCGTTCGCCACGTTGGCCATCGCCGACCTGCTCGGCGTGCCCGAGCAGGACCGCCCTCAACTGCGCAGCAACCTGGGGGCGGGCCACGCGCCGGGCTCGCGGGTGGGCGCGCTGGATCACGAGCCGGTGGGCAGCAATCCGCTGCAGTACCTCGACGACCTGTTCAGCGGCTACATCGCCGACCGCCGGGCCAGGCCTCGCGACGACGTCCTGAGCGGACTGGCCGAGGCCACCTATCCCGACGGCTCGACACCCGCTCTGCTCGAGGTGGTGCGGCCGGCGACCTTTCTGTTCGCGGCGGGTCAGGAGACGGTGACCAAGCTGCTCAGCGCGGCGGTGCGGATCCTGGGCGACCGGCCGGACCTGCAGGCACTGCTGCGCTCGGACCGCGATCTGATCCCGCCGTTCCTGGAGGAGACGCTGCGGATGGAGAGCCCCACCAAGGTCGACTTCCGGCTCGCGCGGCGGACCACGACGCTGGGCGGCGTGCCCATCCCCGCCGGCACGGTGATGATGCTGTGCCTCGGCGCGGCCAACCGGGATCCGCGCAAGTTCGAGCAGCCCCACGAGTTCCGCCTCGACCGCCCGAACGTCCGCGAGCACATCGCCTTCGGCCGCGGGATCCACACCTGTGCCGGGGCCCCGTTGGCCCGCGTCGAGGGACGGGTCACCCTCCATCGGCTGCTCGACCGGACGACGGAGTTCGGCATCGACGCGGCCGAGCACGGCGCGCCGGGAAGCCGTCACTACGACTACGAATCGACCTTCCTGCTGCGCGGACTCAAGCAGCTGCATCTCGAGTTCACACCGGTCGGCTGA
- a CDS encoding ABC transporter permease, translating to MTTQAGAAVATAAQQPPTPKTVKARRNWGDLLLRVVAGLVLLYLFLPIFVIILFSFNNPSGKFNYSWQGFTLNNWAHPFKYPPLTEALKLSLNVAAVSTAVALVLGTLVAIALVRQRWRGQGAVDTFLVLPLTAPEVVMGAALLTLFLDLGWAAGYTTILLSHIAFEVSFIAMTVRARVRGFDWTLEDASLDLGAGPARTFFKVTLPLIVPGIIAAAMLSFALSLDDFIITYFVSGSTVTYPLYVNAAVKAAVPPQINVLATAILLISLALLAIGTLYRRKRIDV from the coding sequence ATGACGACCCAGGCCGGTGCGGCGGTGGCCACCGCCGCTCAACAACCGCCCACGCCGAAAACAGTGAAGGCACGCCGCAATTGGGGCGATCTGCTGCTGCGGGTGGTGGCTGGGCTGGTGCTGCTCTACCTGTTCCTGCCGATCTTCGTGATCATCCTGTTCTCGTTCAACAACCCGTCGGGCAAGTTCAACTACAGCTGGCAGGGCTTCACGTTGAACAACTGGGCGCACCCGTTCAAGTACCCGCCGCTGACCGAGGCGCTCAAGCTCAGCCTCAACGTGGCTGCGGTGTCGACGGCCGTCGCGCTCGTGCTCGGCACGCTGGTCGCGATCGCCCTGGTGCGCCAGCGCTGGCGCGGCCAGGGCGCGGTCGACACGTTCCTGGTGCTGCCGCTGACCGCCCCCGAGGTGGTGATGGGCGCAGCCCTGCTGACCCTGTTCCTCGACCTGGGCTGGGCGGCCGGATACACCACGATCCTGCTGTCCCACATCGCCTTCGAGGTCAGCTTCATCGCGATGACCGTACGGGCGCGGGTGCGCGGCTTCGACTGGACGCTCGAGGATGCGTCGCTCGATCTGGGCGCCGGCCCGGCGCGCACCTTCTTCAAGGTGACCCTGCCGCTGATCGTGCCCGGCATCATCGCCGCCGCGATGCTGTCCTTTGCGCTGTCGCTCGACGACTTCATCATCACGTACTTCGTCAGCGGCTCGACCGTGACCTATCCGCTGTACGTGAACGCAGCGGTCAAGGCCGCGGTGCCTCCGCAGATCAACGTGCTCGCCACCGCGATCCTGCTGATCAGCCTGGCGCTGCTGGCGATCGGAACGCTGTACCGGCGCAAGCGGATCGACGTCTGA
- a CDS encoding MFS transporter: protein MAVKQPRLLVVGLSVVVLTVAVLQTAVVPVLGVIADQLGASTVAVSWAVTANLLAAAAATPLIGRLADLHRKKRVLLTVLAVVLAGSLLAATTASLPLLIVARVLQAASFALYPISIAILREELPEDRMSSAMAVLSGTLGFGGGTGLVVVGLLMSGDAGYHRVFWLTTGFTVLVIAIVVAVVPNRPRSAAGSIDWLGALGLAAGLSAVLLSITQGHSWGWASPRTVASLGGGLAILVCWWVWERRAAQPLVSTAMLARRSMLFTNIATVFVGMGLYFAFLGLTQFVQMPRDPADPDGYGFGATVLQASVVYLLPGALTGFVIALVSGRFIDRFGARPVLVVAALAGIVGFTLAAFVHSAPWQVITASVLANAYISLGYGALPALVVGDSDAGETGVATGMNAIARTVGSSTAAAVVAVLLGRTGAAGVPMESSFVAIFLAGAATAFLAMVLIALSRPRAGRVPESEEARYESRAMNHEWG from the coding sequence GTGGCAGTGAAGCAGCCCCGCCTTCTGGTCGTCGGCCTCAGCGTGGTGGTGCTCACCGTCGCGGTGCTGCAGACGGCGGTCGTGCCGGTGCTCGGCGTCATCGCCGACCAGCTCGGCGCATCGACGGTCGCGGTCAGTTGGGCGGTGACCGCGAACCTCCTCGCCGCGGCGGCAGCCACCCCGCTGATCGGCAGGCTGGCCGACCTGCACCGCAAGAAGCGCGTCCTCCTGACGGTGCTCGCCGTGGTGCTGGCCGGGTCGCTGCTGGCGGCGACGACGGCGTCGCTGCCGCTGCTGATCGTGGCGCGGGTGCTGCAGGCGGCGTCGTTCGCGCTGTACCCGATCAGTATCGCGATCCTGCGCGAGGAGCTGCCCGAGGACCGGATGAGCTCGGCGATGGCGGTGCTCTCCGGCACGCTGGGCTTCGGCGGCGGAACCGGTCTGGTCGTGGTGGGGCTGCTGATGAGCGGGGACGCCGGGTATCACCGGGTGTTCTGGCTGACCACCGGCTTCACCGTGCTGGTCATCGCGATCGTGGTGGCCGTCGTCCCGAACCGGCCGCGCTCCGCGGCCGGATCGATCGACTGGCTCGGCGCGCTCGGCCTGGCGGCCGGGTTGTCGGCGGTTCTGCTGTCGATCACCCAGGGACATTCGTGGGGCTGGGCCTCGCCGCGGACCGTGGCCAGCCTCGGCGGGGGCCTCGCGATCCTGGTCTGTTGGTGGGTATGGGAACGCCGCGCCGCCCAGCCGCTGGTGTCCACCGCGATGCTGGCCCGCCGGTCGATGCTGTTCACCAACATCGCCACGGTGTTCGTCGGCATGGGCCTGTACTTCGCGTTCCTCGGCCTGACCCAGTTCGTCCAGATGCCGCGCGACCCCGCCGATCCGGACGGCTACGGCTTCGGCGCGACGGTGCTGCAGGCCTCGGTGGTGTATCTGTTGCCCGGCGCCCTCACCGGGTTCGTCATCGCGCTCGTCAGCGGGCGCTTCATCGACCGCTTCGGCGCCCGGCCGGTCCTCGTCGTCGCCGCGCTGGCCGGAATCGTCGGTTTCACGCTCGCGGCCTTCGTGCACTCCGCGCCCTGGCAGGTGATCACCGCCAGCGTGCTGGCCAACGCGTACATCAGCCTCGGCTACGGCGCGCTACCCGCGCTGGTCGTCGGAGACAGTGACGCGGGCGAGACCGGCGTGGCCACCGGCATGAACGCCATCGCCAGGACCGTCGGCAGCTCCACCGCGGCGGCCGTGGTGGCCGTGCTCCTCGGGCGCACGGGCGCCGCCGGCGTGCCGATGGAGAGCAGCTTCGTCGCGATCTTCCTCGCGGGGGCGGCGACGGCGTTCCTCGCGATGGTGCTGATCGCCCTGTCCCGGCCACGGGCCGGCCGCGTCCCGGAATCCGAGGAGGCGCGCTACGAATCGCGCGCGATGAACCACGAGTGGGGCTGA